The following proteins are encoded in a genomic region of Burkholderia diffusa:
- a CDS encoding NAD(P)/FAD-dependent oxidoreductase produces MSPPLRHIETPSSPPASADVVVIGGGIIGVFTAYYLARRGVSVALVEKGRIGAEQSSRNWGWCRQQNRDERELPMASKSIDLWERFAAESGEDTGFHRCGLLYLSNDEAELARWASWGEFAKTAGVTTYMLDSKQAGERGHATGRPWKGGVFSPSDGTADPGKAAPAVAAALMKLGGSVNQHCAARGIELEGGRVGGVVTEAGVIRTRTVVLAGGAWASSFCRQLGIRFPQASIRQSILSVSPIEQRLPDALYTSGVSVTRRGDGRYALAISGRARVDVTPQFLRFAPQFVPMFAKRWRNLLPGGLEGMRGGHETLKRWRLDAPTPMEAVRILDPKPDMPTVAETYRRAVELLPELRESTITHAWAGFVDSTPDGVPGIGEVPGVPGLILAAGFSGHGFGIGPGAGHLIADLATGAQPIVDPIPYRPSRFGDSAWGKVADF; encoded by the coding sequence ATGTCCCCTCCGTTGCGCCATATCGAAACACCATCCTCGCCGCCGGCCTCGGCCGACGTCGTCGTGATCGGCGGCGGCATCATCGGCGTCTTCACCGCTTATTACCTGGCCCGGCGCGGGGTGTCGGTCGCGCTGGTCGAGAAGGGCCGAATCGGGGCCGAGCAGTCGAGCCGCAACTGGGGCTGGTGCCGGCAGCAGAACCGCGACGAACGCGAATTGCCGATGGCGAGCAAGAGCATCGATCTGTGGGAACGATTCGCCGCCGAATCCGGCGAAGACACGGGCTTCCATCGTTGCGGGCTGCTGTATCTGAGCAATGACGAGGCCGAGCTGGCACGCTGGGCCAGCTGGGGCGAATTCGCGAAGACGGCGGGTGTAACGACGTACATGCTCGACAGCAAGCAGGCCGGCGAGCGCGGGCACGCGACCGGGCGACCGTGGAAGGGCGGTGTGTTCTCGCCGAGCGATGGCACGGCCGACCCGGGGAAAGCCGCGCCGGCCGTGGCGGCCGCGTTGATGAAGCTCGGCGGCAGCGTCAACCAGCACTGCGCGGCGCGCGGCATCGAGCTGGAGGGCGGGCGCGTCGGCGGTGTCGTCACGGAAGCCGGCGTGATCCGGACCAGGACGGTCGTGCTCGCCGGCGGCGCGTGGGCGTCGTCGTTTTGCCGTCAGCTCGGCATCCGGTTTCCGCAGGCGTCGATCCGCCAGTCGATCCTGAGCGTGTCGCCCATCGAACAGCGCTTGCCGGATGCACTGTATACGTCCGGCGTGTCCGTGACGCGCCGCGGCGACGGGCGCTATGCACTGGCCATCAGCGGCCGCGCACGCGTGGACGTGACGCCGCAGTTCCTGCGATTCGCGCCGCAGTTCGTGCCGATGTTCGCGAAGCGCTGGCGCAATCTTCTGCCGGGCGGTCTCGAAGGGATGCGCGGCGGACACGAAACGCTGAAGCGATGGCGGCTCGATGCGCCGACGCCAATGGAGGCGGTGCGCATCCTGGATCCGAAGCCGGACATGCCGACGGTCGCCGAAACGTACCGCCGTGCCGTCGAATTGCTCCCGGAACTGCGCGAATCGACGATCACGCATGCATGGGCCGGATTCGTCGACAGCACGCCGGACGGCGTGCCGGGTATCGGCGAAGTGCCGGGCGTGCCGGGGTTGATCCTCGCGGCAGGCTTTTCCGGTCACGGCTTCGGCATCGGCCCCGGCGCCGGTCACCTGATCGCGGATCTCGCCACGGGTGCGCAACCGATCGTGGACCCGATACCGTATCGGCCGAGCCGGTTCGGCGATTCCGCATGGGGCAAGGTCGCCGATTTCTAG
- a CDS encoding cupin domain-containing protein, with product MTAVFVLHSADGTTDPSAFRKQAFGECDPFARHREIAWEGPDAMAAGRIRFVGEFDVARYPHIETLIVVEGELTLEAAGAAPLVLGPGEGAVIGVGTALRVAAESRVLVMFCAAACTKPTKRGLFALRADADFKPSASLPAEVLLGAAPQCRSDNVFIDDGAGYCAGAWDSTPYHRIVRPHRVNEFMLLLAGSVRFAAPDGSVLSLGAGDALFVPRGAPIGWESSERVAKFYVVQNVTVSTERE from the coding sequence ATGACCGCAGTGTTCGTGTTGCACAGTGCCGACGGCACGACTGATCCAAGCGCCTTTCGCAAGCAGGCATTCGGCGAGTGCGATCCTTTCGCCCGACATCGGGAGATCGCGTGGGAAGGGCCCGACGCGATGGCCGCCGGGCGTATCCGTTTCGTCGGCGAGTTCGACGTCGCGCGTTATCCGCACATCGAGACCCTCATCGTCGTCGAAGGCGAGCTGACGCTGGAAGCGGCGGGCGCCGCTCCGTTGGTGCTGGGGCCGGGGGAGGGGGCGGTCATCGGCGTCGGCACGGCGCTTCGCGTCGCGGCGGAATCGCGCGTGCTCGTGATGTTCTGCGCGGCTGCATGCACGAAACCGACGAAGCGCGGCTTGTTCGCGCTGCGCGCCGACGCCGACTTCAAGCCGTCCGCGTCGCTCCCGGCCGAAGTGCTGCTCGGCGCCGCACCGCAATGCCGCAGCGACAACGTATTCATCGATGACGGCGCCGGGTACTGCGCGGGCGCGTGGGATTCGACGCCCTATCACCGAATCGTTCGCCCGCATCGCGTGAACGAGTTCATGCTCCTGCTCGCCGGCAGCGTACGGTTCGCCGCGCCCGACGGCAGCGTGCTGTCGCTCGGCGCCGGCGACGCGCTCTTCGTGCCGCGCGGCGCACCGATCGGATGGGAAAGCAGCGAGCGCGTGGCGAAATTCTACGTTGTGCAAAACGTCACCGTATCAACCGAACGAGAGTGA
- a CDS encoding helix-turn-helix domain-containing protein — MATLFHESLEGATPRAPRVPQPVSSAIGDVLRTIDASFAQPLNLDTLAAVAGLSVSRFTARFRGEVGLSPHRYLCLVRVRRAQDLLRAGVAPSVVATEVGFFDQSHLCRHFRRVLGITPRDYVLARPDDAPVRTSPVRMHAERREASCHVA, encoded by the coding sequence ATGGCCACCCTGTTCCACGAATCGCTTGAAGGCGCGACGCCGCGCGCTCCGCGTGTTCCGCAGCCCGTCTCGTCGGCGATCGGCGACGTGCTGCGCACGATCGACGCATCGTTCGCGCAGCCGCTGAACCTCGACACGCTCGCGGCCGTGGCCGGATTGAGCGTGTCGCGTTTCACGGCGCGCTTTCGCGGCGAAGTCGGCTTGTCGCCGCACCGGTATTTGTGTCTCGTGCGCGTGCGGCGTGCGCAGGATTTGCTGCGCGCCGGTGTGGCGCCGTCGGTGGTCGCGACCGAGGTCGGCTTCTTCGATCAGAGCCATCTGTGCCGGCATTTTCGGCGGGTGCTCGGGATCACGCCGCGCGATTACGTGCTCGCCCGGCCGGATGACGCGCCGGTGCGAACGTCGCCGGTGCGCATGCATGCCGAACGCCGCGAGGCGTCGTGTCACGTTGCGTAG
- a CDS encoding NAD(P)/FAD-dependent oxidoreductase, whose product MKFESYWLDTRPAFRAGCEGPVEGRADVAVIGGGFTGLSAALALARRGVSVVVLEAAQIAGEASGRNGGQCNTGVAQDYASLAARIGAESATQFYRAYESAVKSVEAIVAEHAIDCDFRRAGKLKLAAKPQHFAGLAKTFDALRRDVDPDIELIEPSRIRDEIASDGFYGGLLQRNGVQMHMGKFGVGLAQAAVRAGARIYEHAAVTRLERIDGERHVITCTRGTLVADRVLVATGASQHGPFPWFRRRIAPVGSFIVVTEPLPDAQLNRLFPHRRAYVTSRQIGNYFRVTPDNRLLFGGRARFAMSSPRSDAKSGEILRAGMAGYFPELANVRLDYCWGGLVDITADRLPRAGQHDGLYYSMGYSGHGVQMSVHMGRVMADVLYGMAASNPWRELDWPAMPGHFGHAWFLPFVGAYYRMQDFLH is encoded by the coding sequence ATGAAATTCGAATCGTACTGGCTGGATACGCGTCCCGCGTTTCGTGCAGGTTGCGAAGGGCCCGTCGAAGGTCGCGCCGACGTGGCCGTGATCGGCGGCGGTTTCACCGGCCTGTCGGCGGCGCTCGCGCTGGCGCGGCGCGGCGTATCGGTCGTCGTGCTCGAAGCCGCGCAGATCGCCGGCGAAGCATCGGGCCGCAACGGCGGCCAGTGCAACACGGGCGTCGCGCAGGATTACGCGTCGCTGGCCGCGCGGATCGGCGCCGAGTCTGCAACGCAGTTCTATCGCGCGTACGAAAGCGCGGTGAAGAGCGTCGAGGCGATCGTCGCGGAACATGCGATCGACTGCGATTTCCGCCGTGCCGGCAAGCTGAAGCTCGCCGCGAAGCCGCAGCATTTCGCGGGACTGGCGAAGACGTTCGACGCGCTGCGGCGTGACGTGGATCCGGACATCGAACTGATCGAGCCGTCGCGGATCCGCGATGAAATTGCGTCGGACGGCTTTTACGGCGGGCTGTTGCAGCGTAACGGCGTGCAGATGCACATGGGCAAGTTCGGCGTCGGCCTCGCGCAGGCGGCCGTGCGGGCGGGCGCACGCATCTACGAACACGCGGCCGTCACGCGGCTCGAGCGGATCGACGGCGAGCGCCACGTGATCACCTGCACGCGCGGCACGCTCGTCGCCGATCGCGTACTGGTCGCGACCGGTGCGTCGCAACACGGCCCGTTCCCGTGGTTCCGGCGGCGCATCGCACCGGTCGGCAGTTTCATCGTCGTCACCGAGCCGTTGCCCGACGCGCAACTGAACCGGTTGTTCCCGCATCGCCGTGCGTACGTCACATCGCGGCAGATCGGCAACTACTTCCGCGTGACGCCCGACAACCGGCTGCTGTTCGGCGGCCGCGCGCGCTTCGCGATGTCGAGCCCGCGCTCCGATGCGAAAAGCGGCGAGATCCTGCGCGCCGGCATGGCTGGCTATTTCCCGGAACTGGCGAACGTGCGGCTCGATTACTGCTGGGGCGGGCTGGTCGACATCACCGCCGACAGGCTGCCGCGCGCAGGCCAGCACGACGGGCTTTACTACTCGATGGGCTATAGCGGCCATGGCGTGCAGATGTCCGTGCACATGGGCCGCGTGATGGCAGACGTGCTGTACGGCATGGCCGCATCGAATCCGTGGCGCGAGCTCGACTGGCCGGCGATGCCCGGCCATTTCGGGCACGCGTGGTTCCTGCCGTTCGTCGGCGCGTATTACCGGATGCAGGATTTCCTGCACTGA
- a CDS encoding ABC transporter ATP-binding protein, with product MRHDSTPLVEVRGLRVVGGRPGGEETTIVHGVDFDIGRGEVLALIGESGSGKTTIALSLMGHARAGCRIAGGSVKLGGTDVCTLPAPALAALRGRKVAYIAQSAAAAFNPSRTILDQVIESALIHKTLSKRDAQAKAVELFRALALPEPETIGKRYPHQVSGGQLQRLMAAMALITDPELVILDEPTTALDVTTQIDVLQAFKSVIRRYGMSAVYVSHDLAVVAQMADRIVVLSDGVIREAGDTEQILHAPTHPYTQSLIAAVTPTDAERDAKAASAAPAPLLDVRGAVAGYGGRTAKGWPAKVILHEVDLRIGRGQTVGVIGESGSGKTTLAKVIAGLVPATAGRILLDGEPLALDIAKRTKEQHRRVQIVFQNADTALNPVHTVERTLARPLAFYHGIKGARARQRVAELLDLVRLPQAVAARRTGELSGGQKQRVNLARALAAEPDLILCDEVTSALDTVVGAAIMDLLRDLQAKLGVSYVFITHDIAKVRAISDDIVVLYAGRRVETGSRDALCAPPYHPYSHLLVSSAPELRAGWLDDAAERCHRPLVPIGASADDAELCPFLSRCAMRVDGVCNRTAPALRTLENGAQVLCHRSEADLARFQAEPAKGVATAQPVRQ from the coding sequence ATGCGACACGATTCGACTCCGCTCGTCGAGGTGCGCGGGCTGCGCGTGGTCGGCGGCCGGCCGGGCGGCGAGGAAACGACGATCGTTCACGGCGTCGACTTCGATATCGGGCGAGGCGAGGTGCTCGCGCTGATCGGCGAATCGGGCTCCGGCAAGACGACGATCGCGCTGTCGCTGATGGGCCATGCGCGTGCCGGCTGCCGGATCGCCGGCGGTTCGGTGAAGCTCGGCGGCACGGATGTCTGCACGTTGCCCGCGCCGGCACTGGCCGCGCTGCGCGGCCGCAAGGTCGCATACATCGCGCAGAGCGCGGCCGCCGCGTTCAACCCGTCGCGCACGATTCTCGATCAGGTGATCGAGAGCGCGCTGATCCACAAGACGCTGTCGAAGCGCGACGCGCAGGCGAAGGCGGTCGAGCTGTTCCGCGCGCTCGCGCTGCCCGAACCCGAGACGATCGGCAAACGCTATCCGCATCAGGTGTCGGGCGGTCAGCTGCAGCGGCTGATGGCCGCGATGGCGCTGATCACCGATCCGGAGCTGGTGATTCTCGACGAGCCGACCACCGCGCTCGACGTGACTACGCAGATCGACGTGCTGCAGGCCTTCAAGAGCGTGATCCGGCGCTACGGGATGAGCGCCGTCTACGTATCGCACGACCTGGCCGTGGTCGCGCAGATGGCCGACCGGATCGTCGTGCTGAGCGACGGCGTGATCCGCGAAGCAGGCGATACCGAACAGATCCTGCATGCGCCGACGCATCCGTACACGCAAAGCCTGATCGCAGCGGTGACGCCGACCGATGCCGAACGCGATGCGAAAGCGGCGAGCGCCGCGCCGGCGCCGCTGCTCGACGTGCGCGGCGCGGTCGCCGGCTACGGCGGCCGGACCGCGAAAGGCTGGCCCGCGAAGGTGATCCTGCACGAAGTGGACCTGCGCATCGGGCGCGGGCAGACGGTTGGCGTGATCGGCGAATCGGGCTCGGGCAAGACGACGCTCGCGAAGGTGATCGCGGGTCTCGTGCCGGCGACGGCCGGTCGGATTCTGCTCGACGGCGAGCCGCTCGCGCTCGACATAGCCAAGCGCACCAAGGAGCAGCACCGTCGCGTGCAGATCGTGTTCCAGAACGCCGATACCGCGCTCAACCCGGTGCATACCGTCGAGCGCACGCTCGCACGGCCGCTTGCGTTCTATCACGGGATCAAGGGCGCGCGTGCGCGGCAGCGTGTCGCCGAGCTGCTCGATCTCGTGCGGCTGCCGCAGGCGGTGGCCGCGCGGCGCACCGGCGAGCTGTCCGGCGGGCAGAAGCAGCGGGTGAACCTCGCGCGTGCGCTCGCGGCCGAGCCCGACCTGATCCTGTGCGACGAGGTCACGTCGGCACTCGACACCGTGGTCGGCGCCGCGATCATGGACTTGCTGCGCGACCTGCAGGCGAAGCTCGGCGTGTCGTACGTGTTCATCACGCACGACATCGCGAAAGTGCGCGCGATCAGCGACGACATCGTCGTGCTGTACGCGGGCCGCCGCGTTGAAACGGGCAGCCGCGACGCGCTGTGCGCGCCGCCTTATCACCCGTATTCGCATCTGCTCGTGTCGTCCGCGCCGGAATTGCGCGCGGGCTGGCTCGACGATGCGGCCGAACGCTGCCACCGGCCGCTCGTGCCGATCGGCGCGAGCGCCGACGACGCCGAGCTGTGCCCGTTCCTGTCGCGCTGCGCGATGCGGGTGGACGGCGTGTGCAACCGGACCGCGCCCGCGCTGCGCACGCTCGAGAATGGCGCGCAGGTGTTGTGTCATCGCAGCGAGGCGGATCTCGCGCGCTTCCAGGCCGAGCCGGCGAAGGGCGTCGCAACGGCGCAGCCGGTGCGTCAGTAG
- a CDS encoding ABC transporter permease, which translates to MHPTEPVQRSSALPPSGDQPPPWSGATPPAAPAPDQPPKRRAARMALTTGGRVGLSMVALMLFIAAFAPLLAPHDVGAIVTPDVFAPFSAKLPFGSDFLGRDMLSRILYGTRLTVLLALAAVLLAALTGTTLGLLATVSGRAVDETMSRLLDALTSIPSKMFALMFVAAFGSSLPLLVLTAAVSYMPGSYRIARALAVNISTLEFVQVARARGESALYIACVEMLPNMIHPMLADTGLRFTFVVLLLSGLSFLGLGVQPPYADLGSLVRENIASLGDGSAVAIMPAVAIAILTVGVNLLIDGLPHRGRRKGAAVAAGEH; encoded by the coding sequence ATGCACCCGACCGAACCCGTTCAACGCAGCAGCGCGCTGCCGCCGTCCGGCGATCAGCCTCCGCCGTGGAGCGGCGCGACGCCGCCCGCCGCACCCGCACCCGACCAGCCGCCCAAGCGCCGCGCCGCGCGCATGGCACTGACGACCGGCGGCCGTGTCGGCCTGTCGATGGTCGCGCTGATGCTGTTCATCGCGGCGTTCGCGCCGCTGCTCGCGCCGCACGACGTCGGCGCGATCGTCACGCCGGACGTGTTCGCGCCGTTCAGCGCGAAGCTGCCGTTCGGCTCCGACTTCCTCGGCCGCGACATGCTGAGCCGGATCCTGTACGGCACGCGCCTGACCGTGCTGCTCGCGCTCGCGGCGGTGCTGCTTGCCGCGCTGACCGGCACGACGCTCGGGCTGCTCGCGACCGTGTCGGGCCGCGCGGTCGACGAGACGATGAGCCGGCTGCTCGATGCGCTCACGTCGATTCCGTCGAAGATGTTCGCGTTGATGTTCGTCGCCGCGTTCGGCTCGTCGCTGCCGCTCCTGGTCCTGACCGCGGCGGTCAGCTACATGCCCGGCTCGTACCGGATCGCGCGCGCGCTGGCCGTCAACATCAGCACGCTCGAATTCGTGCAGGTTGCACGTGCGCGCGGCGAAAGCGCGCTGTACATCGCGTGCGTCGAGATGCTGCCGAACATGATCCACCCGATGCTCGCCGATACCGGGCTGCGCTTCACGTTCGTCGTGCTGCTGCTGAGCGGCCTGAGCTTTCTCGGGCTCGGCGTGCAGCCGCCGTACGCGGACCTCGGCTCGCTCGTGCGCGAGAACATCGCGAGCCTCGGCGACGGCTCGGCCGTCGCGATCATGCCCGCGGTCGCGATCGCGATCCTGACGGTGGGCGTCAACCTGTTGATCGACGGACTGCCGCATCGCGGCCGCCGCAAGGGTGCGGCCGTCGCCGCCGGAGAACACTGA
- a CDS encoding ABC transporter permease yields MNRILLGLIGRRIAVTALTLLIVSAIIFTITNLLPGDAAQAALGQSATPETVAALRQQFGLDMPAHVRYLHWLAGLLHGDFGRSLSGDMPVSEMIGGRLPKSLALAAITTAVSVPIALLLGILAAVKRESVVDRMISLGTLSLVATPEFLIATVAVLVLAVKLHWLSALSYSGPIESLHDFLRAYAMPVLTLCAVVIAQMARMTRAAVIEQLSASYVEMAVLKGASPARVVLRHALPNAIGPIANAIALSLSYLLGGVIVVETIFNYPGLASLMVDAVGNRDFPLVQACTLIFCVAYLTLVLFADLCSIVSNPRLRT; encoded by the coding sequence ATGAATCGAATCCTGCTCGGGCTGATCGGCCGGCGCATTGCGGTCACCGCGCTGACGCTGCTGATCGTGTCCGCGATCATCTTCACGATCACGAACCTGCTGCCGGGCGACGCCGCGCAGGCCGCGCTCGGCCAGTCCGCGACCCCGGAGACGGTCGCCGCGCTGCGTCAGCAGTTCGGCCTCGACATGCCGGCCCACGTGCGCTACCTGCACTGGCTCGCGGGGCTGCTGCACGGCGATTTCGGCCGCTCGCTGTCGGGCGACATGCCGGTGTCGGAGATGATCGGCGGGCGCCTGCCGAAATCGCTCGCGCTTGCGGCGATCACGACCGCCGTGTCGGTGCCGATCGCGCTGCTGCTCGGGATCCTCGCGGCGGTCAAGCGCGAGTCGGTGGTCGATCGCATGATCAGCCTCGGGACGCTGTCGCTCGTCGCGACGCCTGAATTCCTGATCGCGACGGTCGCCGTGCTCGTGCTGGCCGTGAAGCTGCACTGGCTGTCCGCGCTGTCGTACAGCGGCCCGATCGAAAGCCTGCACGATTTCCTGCGGGCGTACGCGATGCCGGTGCTGACGCTGTGCGCGGTCGTGATCGCGCAGATGGCACGGATGACGCGCGCCGCGGTGATCGAGCAACTGAGCGCGTCGTATGTCGAGATGGCCGTGCTCAAGGGCGCGAGCCCCGCGCGTGTCGTGCTGCGCCACGCGCTGCCGAACGCGATCGGCCCGATTGCCAACGCGATCGCGTTGAGCCTGTCGTATCTGCTCGGCGGCGTGATCGTCGTCGAGACGATCTTCAACTATCCAGGCCTCGCGAGCCTGATGGTCGATGCCGTCGGCAACCGCGATTTCCCGTTGGTCCAGGCGTGCACGCTGATCTTCTGCGTCGCCTACCTGACGCTCGTGCTGTTCGCCGACCTGTGCTCGATCGTGTCGAACCCGAGACTGCGGACCTGA
- a CDS encoding ABC transporter substrate-binding protein — MSDDIDNGGKGGFTRRDMMRVMAASGMMAVGGGGLLMDAQSAFAAPAPKRGGKIRVANESSSTADTLDPAKGSTGADYIRFFMFYSGLTQLDASLTPQMNLAQSLQTTDAKTWIIKLRKGVTFHDGKPVGPADVVFSLMRHKNAATASKVKPLADQFADAKASGPDEVTLTLVSANADLPVILATPQLVIVKDGTTDFSTGIGCGPYKLKSFKPGVSTVGVRNDSYFKPGMPYLDEIELIGISDSAARLNALLSGDVHLINAIDPRSTQRVASTPGYALQETKSGLYTDLIVRSDNPITANPDFVEGMKYLFDREQIRSAVFRGYAVIGNDQPIPPGHRYFNASLPQRPHDPDKAKFLFQKAGALGVTLPPIYATSDANGSIEMAVLLQQAGQKIGLNLQVNRVSPDGYWSNHWMKHPLGFGNINPRSSADVVFTQFFKSDAPWNESGWKNAKFDQLLLAARSETDDAKRKQMYGDMQVLVAQQCRVGIPAFISFLDGYDKRLAGLGSIPTGGMMGFMFAEHVWWNA; from the coding sequence ATGAGCGACGATATCGACAACGGCGGCAAGGGCGGCTTCACGCGCCGCGACATGATGCGGGTCATGGCGGCGAGCGGCATGATGGCCGTCGGCGGCGGCGGGCTGCTGATGGACGCGCAGTCCGCGTTCGCCGCGCCGGCACCGAAGCGCGGCGGCAAGATCCGTGTCGCGAACGAATCGAGTTCGACGGCCGATACGCTCGACCCCGCCAAGGGCTCGACGGGCGCCGACTACATTCGTTTCTTCATGTTCTATAGCGGCCTCACGCAGCTCGATGCGAGCCTGACGCCGCAGATGAACCTCGCCCAGTCGTTGCAGACGACCGACGCGAAGACGTGGATCATCAAGCTGCGCAAGGGCGTCACGTTCCACGACGGGAAGCCGGTCGGGCCGGCCGATGTGGTGTTCTCGCTGATGCGCCACAAGAACGCGGCCACCGCGTCGAAGGTCAAGCCGCTCGCCGATCAGTTCGCCGATGCGAAGGCGAGCGGCCCGGACGAGGTCACGCTCACGCTCGTCAGCGCGAACGCCGACCTGCCGGTGATCCTCGCGACGCCGCAGCTCGTGATCGTCAAGGACGGCACGACCGACTTCAGCACCGGCATCGGTTGCGGCCCGTACAAGCTGAAGTCGTTCAAGCCGGGCGTGTCGACCGTCGGCGTGCGAAACGACAGCTACTTCAAGCCGGGGATGCCGTACCTCGACGAGATCGAGCTGATCGGCATCAGCGACAGCGCCGCGCGCCTGAACGCGCTGCTGTCGGGCGACGTGCACCTGATCAACGCGATCGATCCGCGCTCGACGCAGCGGGTGGCGTCGACGCCGGGCTATGCGTTGCAGGAAACCAAGTCGGGGCTCTATACCGATCTGATCGTGCGTAGCGACAACCCGATCACCGCGAATCCGGATTTCGTCGAAGGGATGAAGTACCTGTTCGATCGCGAGCAGATCCGCTCGGCGGTGTTTCGCGGCTACGCGGTGATCGGCAACGACCAGCCGATCCCGCCGGGGCATCGCTATTTCAACGCGTCGCTGCCGCAGCGGCCGCACGATCCGGACAAGGCGAAGTTCCTGTTCCAGAAGGCGGGCGCGCTGGGCGTCACGCTGCCGCCGATCTATGCGACGTCCGACGCGAACGGGTCGATCGAAATGGCCGTGCTGCTGCAGCAGGCCGGCCAGAAGATCGGGCTGAACCTGCAGGTGAACCGCGTATCGCCCGACGGCTACTGGTCGAACCACTGGATGAAGCATCCGCTCGGCTTCGGCAACATCAACCCGCGCTCGAGCGCCGACGTGGTGTTCACGCAGTTCTTCAAGTCCGATGCGCCGTGGAACGAATCGGGCTGGAAGAACGCGAAGTTCGACCAGTTGCTGCTCGCCGCGCGTTCGGAAACCGACGACGCGAAGCGCAAGCAGATGTACGGCGACATGCAGGTGCTCGTCGCGCAGCAGTGCCGGGTCGGCATTCCGGCCTTCATCAGCTTCCTCGACGGCTACGACAAGCGGCTCGCGGGCCTCGGTTCGATCCCGACCGGTGGAATGATGGGCTTCATGTTCGCCGAGCACGTGTGGTGGAACGCCTGA
- a CDS encoding haloacid dehalogenase type II: MIQFEPKFITFDCYGTLTRFRMAELAREIYADRLSAVAMEEFVRAFAAYRLDEVLGAWKPYRDVVVNAIRRTCARVGVKFDEAEAERFYQAVPTWGPHPDVPAGLSRLATKYKLVILSNASDDQIMSNVDKLGAPFHAVFTAQQAQSYKPRMQGFEYMFGQLGCKPEDVLHVSSSLRYDLMTAEDLGIRHKAFVNRGHEPGTPFYNYYEVSDIGHLATQLGL; this comes from the coding sequence ATGATCCAATTTGAACCGAAGTTCATCACGTTCGACTGCTACGGCACGCTGACCCGCTTCCGGATGGCGGAACTGGCGCGCGAGATCTACGCGGACCGGTTGTCGGCGGTCGCGATGGAGGAATTCGTGCGCGCGTTCGCCGCGTATCGGCTCGACGAGGTGCTCGGGGCGTGGAAGCCGTACCGCGACGTCGTCGTCAACGCGATCCGGCGCACCTGCGCGCGGGTCGGCGTGAAGTTCGACGAGGCGGAGGCGGAGCGCTTCTATCAGGCGGTGCCGACGTGGGGGCCGCATCCGGACGTGCCGGCCGGGCTCTCGCGGCTCGCCACGAAGTACAAGCTCGTGATCCTGTCGAACGCGTCGGACGACCAGATCATGAGCAACGTCGACAAGCTCGGCGCGCCGTTTCATGCGGTGTTCACCGCGCAGCAGGCGCAGTCGTACAAGCCGCGCATGCAGGGCTTCGAATACATGTTCGGCCAGCTCGGCTGCAAGCCGGAGGACGTGCTGCACGTGTCGTCGAGCCTGCGCTACGACCTGATGACGGCCGAGGATCTCGGGATCAGGCACAAGGCGTTCGTCAATCGCGGCCACGAGCCCGGTACGCCGTTCTACAACTATTACGAAGTGTCGGACATCGGCCATCTCGCGACGCAGCTCGGCCTGTAA
- a CDS encoding GNAT family N-acetyltransferase encodes MADLNSSSTLTYRPFAETDLPAAHRLSEAVKWPHRLDDWRFAFQLGSGFVAEDESGVVGTALGWRFGESHASLGMVIVSPERQGRGIGRELLARVVDSLGARTIFLHATPSGEPLYVKFGFEAIGTIDQHQGAAFQPPLISLPPGERLRPLGTNDGPRLAALASRASGYPRDTVIDALLDVANGIALDRDGELLGFALFRRFGRGHVIGPVIAPDALRAQALISHWLALHEGMFVRLDVPGDSGLSDWLQGLGLPRVDTVVAMARGAALARDPALRAFAIVNQALG; translated from the coding sequence GTGGCCGACCTCAATTCTTCCAGCACGCTTACCTATCGGCCGTTCGCCGAAACCGACCTGCCCGCCGCGCACCGACTGTCGGAGGCAGTCAAGTGGCCGCACCGGCTCGACGACTGGCGCTTCGCATTCCAGCTCGGCAGCGGCTTCGTCGCCGAGGACGAATCCGGCGTCGTCGGCACCGCGCTCGGCTGGCGCTTCGGCGAATCGCATGCATCGCTCGGCATGGTGATCGTGTCGCCCGAGCGCCAGGGCCGCGGCATCGGCCGCGAACTGCTCGCGCGCGTCGTCGACAGTCTCGGCGCGCGCACGATCTTCCTGCATGCGACACCGTCCGGCGAGCCGCTCTACGTGAAATTCGGCTTCGAGGCGATCGGCACGATCGACCAGCACCAGGGCGCCGCATTCCAGCCGCCGCTGATCTCGCTGCCGCCCGGCGAGCGCCTGCGCCCGCTCGGCACCAACGACGGGCCGCGCCTCGCCGCGCTCGCATCGCGCGCATCGGGCTACCCGCGCGACACGGTGATCGATGCGCTGCTCGACGTCGCCAACGGGATCGCACTCGATCGCGACGGCGAGTTGCTCGGCTTCGCGCTGTTCCGCCGTTTCGGCCGCGGCCACGTGATCGGCCCGGTGATCGCGCCCGACGCGCTGCGCGCGCAGGCGCTGATCAGTCACTGGCTCGCGCTGCACGAGGGCATGTTCGTGCGCCTCGACGTGCCGGGCGACAGCGGGCTGTCGGACTGGCTGCAGGGGCTCGGGCTGCCGCGCGTCGATACTGTCGTCGCGATGGCGCGCGGCGCGGCGCTCGCCCGCGATCCGGCGTTGCGCGCGTTCGCGATCGTCAACCAGGCGCTCGGCTGA